Proteins from a genomic interval of Paenibacillus sp. FSL R5-0623:
- a CDS encoding ABC transporter permease subunit, with protein sequence MLLAPALILTLIFKYIPMYGAIIAFKDFSPIKGIMGSDWVGLKHFEKFIASPNFDIILMNTLKLSFLGLIFSFPVPILLALMLNQVRKAGIKKNIQLFLYAPNFISVVVVVGMLFIFLSPTGPINQLATWITGQPIMFMSEPEYFRWIYILSDIWTGAGWASIIYVAALANVDPELHNAANLDGANLLQRIRHIDLPTIRPIMAIVFILAAGGIMSIGFEKAYLMQTSMNLPSSEIIATYVYKVGLQSGDYAYSAAVGLFNSVINVILLVTVNLIVKKLNEGEGLY encoded by the coding sequence ATGTTGCTTGCACCAGCCTTAATTTTGACTCTTATCTTCAAGTACATTCCGATGTACGGAGCCATCATTGCGTTTAAGGATTTCAGTCCGATCAAAGGCATCATGGGTAGTGATTGGGTAGGCCTGAAGCATTTCGAGAAATTTATAGCTTCACCCAATTTCGATATCATTTTAATGAATACGCTTAAACTCAGCTTTTTGGGATTGATATTCAGTTTCCCGGTGCCCATTTTACTGGCACTCATGCTGAATCAGGTACGCAAAGCTGGCATTAAGAAAAATATTCAATTGTTTCTGTACGCACCCAATTTCATCTCGGTTGTTGTTGTTGTGGGTATGCTGTTCATCTTCCTCTCACCGACAGGGCCAATTAATCAATTAGCCACATGGATTACAGGTCAGCCGATTATGTTCATGTCTGAACCGGAATATTTCCGCTGGATCTACATTTTGTCCGATATCTGGACTGGAGCGGGTTGGGCTTCCATCATATACGTCGCGGCTTTGGCCAACGTTGATCCGGAGCTGCACAATGCGGCTAATCTGGATGGAGCCAATCTCCTTCAGCGTATTCGCCACATTGACCTTCCAACGATTCGTCCGATTATGGCCATCGTCTTTATCCTTGCAGCTGGCGGGATTATGTCCATTGGATTTGAGAAGGCCTATCTGATGCAGACGTCCATGAACCTGCCTTCCTCCGAGATTATTGCCACGTATGTCTACAAGGTGGGGCTACAGTCTGGAGATTACGCTTATTCTGCGGCAGTTGGATTGTTCAACTCGGTGATCAATGTGATTTTGCTGGTGACGGTGAATCTGATTGTGAAGAAATTGAATGAAGGCGAAGGCCTCTATTAG